A stretch of the uncultured Campylobacter sp. genome encodes the following:
- a CDS encoding NADP-dependent isocitrate dehydrogenase → MSDIVYTRTDESPLLASYSLFPILQAFLRAGGIEIKQADIGLAARIIAAFNDKLPPDQRVSDDLEMLRNLTQEKRANIIKLPNISASLPQLNAAIAELRAKGYDLPPCPSEPKTLEEKDAAARYAKVLGSAVNPVLREGNSDRRCVGAVKRYARENPYKITPFEKDSKTEVTYMKGGDFYSSERSISFETDENLRVEFVSKSGEKRVLKENLAVEKGDIIDASFMSASKLDAFIKEQITDAKAKNLLFSVHLKASMMKVSDPVIFGHFVKNFFAEVFDEFADELKSVNVSENNGLKDLFVRILNLPQATQEKIKAKFDEIYANRPNLAMVNSAAGVTNLHVPSDVIIDASMPAMIKNGGKMWDKDGALRETKAVIPDKTYAVVYEAAIADIKANGALDPAKIGSVSNVGLMAKKAEEYGSHDKTFVMSEAGEARVVNEKGEILFKFELEKGDIFRMTQTKDIAVRNWVELALKRAKITGLKAIFWLDENRAHDREILKKVKAQLASSDASGLDIEILSPAAACKKSLEIMRQDKDCISVTGNVLRDYLTDLFPILELETSAKMLSIVPLLEGGSIFETGAGGSAPRLAEQLLEQNHLSWDSLGEFLALGASLEQLAGFKQSPEAQILADTLNAAVECYLKENKVPRFEVGQLDTRTSHFYIALYWASELAASGTSLGDKFKIVAQNLAKNESVIADEINAAQGRKVDVGGYYKPDDKKARAAMGPSATFNQILQNQIL, encoded by the coding sequence ATGAGCGACATCGTCTATACTAGAACCGATGAATCCCCGCTACTTGCTAGTTACTCGCTGTTTCCGATCCTGCAGGCGTTTTTGCGTGCGGGCGGCATAGAGATAAAGCAGGCCGACATCGGCCTAGCCGCGCGGATCATCGCCGCTTTTAACGACAAGCTACCGCCTGATCAACGCGTGAGCGACGATCTGGAGATGCTGCGAAATTTGACGCAAGAAAAGCGTGCGAATATAATTAAGCTGCCAAACATCTCGGCAAGCTTACCTCAGCTAAACGCCGCTATCGCCGAGCTTCGCGCTAAGGGCTACGATCTGCCGCCATGCCCGTCCGAGCCAAAAACGCTGGAGGAAAAAGACGCGGCCGCCAGATACGCTAAAGTGCTAGGAAGCGCGGTAAATCCGGTGCTGCGAGAGGGCAACTCCGACCGCAGATGCGTCGGTGCGGTAAAACGCTACGCCCGCGAAAATCCGTATAAAATCACCCCTTTTGAAAAAGATAGCAAAACCGAAGTCACCTACATGAAGGGCGGAGATTTTTACTCCTCCGAGCGCTCGATTAGCTTTGAAACGGATGAAAATTTACGCGTCGAGTTTGTCTCAAAAAGCGGCGAAAAACGCGTACTAAAAGAAAATTTGGCGGTAGAAAAAGGCGACATAATCGACGCTAGCTTTATGAGCGCGAGCAAGCTAGACGCCTTTATAAAAGAGCAAATCACGGACGCGAAGGCAAAAAATTTGCTCTTTAGCGTCCATCTAAAAGCTTCGATGATGAAGGTGAGCGATCCCGTGATTTTCGGGCATTTCGTGAAGAATTTTTTCGCGGAAGTTTTTGATGAGTTTGCGGACGAGCTAAAAAGCGTAAACGTCAGCGAAAACAACGGACTAAAAGACCTTTTTGTGCGGATTTTAAATTTGCCTCAAGCAACGCAGGAAAAAATAAAAGCCAAATTTGATGAAATTTACGCAAATAGGCCAAATTTGGCGATGGTAAATTCGGCTGCAGGCGTTACAAATTTACACGTTCCTAGCGACGTTATCATCGACGCTTCGATGCCCGCGATGATAAAAAACGGCGGCAAAATGTGGGATAAAGATGGCGCCCTACGCGAAACCAAAGCCGTGATACCAGATAAAACCTACGCCGTCGTTTATGAGGCGGCGATCGCGGATATCAAGGCAAACGGCGCGCTAGATCCGGCTAAAATTGGCAGCGTCTCAAACGTCGGGCTGATGGCTAAAAAGGCCGAGGAGTACGGTAGCCACGATAAGACATTCGTGATGAGCGAAGCGGGCGAGGCTCGCGTGGTAAATGAAAAAGGCGAAATTTTATTTAAATTTGAGCTAGAAAAAGGCGATATATTTAGGATGACGCAAACTAAAGATATCGCCGTGCGAAACTGGGTCGAGCTAGCGCTAAAACGCGCGAAAATCACGGGGCTAAAGGCGATATTTTGGCTGGATGAAAACAGGGCTCACGACCGAGAAATCCTAAAAAAAGTAAAAGCGCAGCTAGCTAGCTCGGATGCGAGTGGGCTTGATATAGAGATATTGTCTCCCGCGGCCGCTTGCAAAAAATCGCTTGAGATCATGAGGCAAGACAAGGACTGTATCAGCGTCACGGGCAACGTCTTGCGCGACTATCTGACCGATCTTTTTCCGATCTTGGAGCTTGAAACCAGCGCCAAGATGCTTTCTATCGTGCCGCTACTGGAGGGCGGAAGTATCTTTGAAACGGGAGCCGGAGGCAGCGCGCCAAGACTCGCCGAACAGCTGCTGGAGCAAAATCACCTAAGCTGGGATAGTTTGGGCGAGTTTTTGGCTCTGGGCGCTAGTCTGGAGCAGCTGGCGGGCTTTAAACAAAGTCCCGAGGCGCAAATTTTAGCCGATACGCTAAATGCGGCCGTAGAGTGCTATCTAAAAGAAAATAAAGTCCCGCGGTTTGAAGTCGGACAGCTAGATACGCGCACGAGCCATTTTTATATCGCGCTTTACTGGGCGAGCGAGCTTGCCGCTAGCGGCACGTCGCTGGGCGACAAATTTAAAATCGTCGCCCAAAATCTCGCAAAAAACGAGAGCGTAATCGCGGATGAAATAAACGCGGCGCAAGGGCGCAAGGTCGATGTAGGCGGATACTATAAGCCAGACGATAAAAAGGCTAGAGCGGCGATGGGGCCGAGCGCGACGTTTAATCAAATTTTGCAAAATCAAATTTTATAA
- a CDS encoding NlpC/P60 family protein — translation MSGCATVSPSAPKSNVPVAALTKQSQIQAATSLEKSKVQNSVAEATQSKIGGFDVKEKALLDLMQKYIGKKDGGDCSGFVTLINRQFSLNLFDENELDKFYTARGLKSEAMFRLYESKNLISFENPEVGDLIFFNNTTKSTKNNKKAKIITHVGIVSSVEKDGTVGFTHHAKGKNAVDFMNLNDKNTRKNGKKELNSFVATCKDKSASCLASNRFAGFGKTHANGKKSRI, via the coding sequence ATGTCCGGGTGCGCTACGGTTTCGCCAAGCGCTCCAAAAAGCAACGTCCCGGTCGCAGCGCTAACGAAGCAAAGTCAAATCCAAGCCGCGACTTCGCTAGAAAAGAGCAAAGTCCAAAACTCGGTAGCCGAAGCGACGCAAAGTAAAATCGGTGGATTTGACGTAAAAGAAAAGGCCTTGCTTGACCTAATGCAAAAATATATAGGCAAAAAAGACGGCGGCGATTGCTCCGGCTTCGTGACGCTGATTAATAGGCAATTTAGTCTAAATTTATTCGACGAAAACGAGCTTGATAAATTTTACACCGCTCGCGGGCTAAAAAGCGAAGCGATGTTTAGGCTTTATGAAAGCAAAAATTTGATCTCGTTTGAAAACCCAGAAGTCGGCGATTTGATATTTTTTAACAACACGACTAAAAGCACGAAAAATAACAAAAAAGCCAAAATAATCACGCACGTAGGCATCGTAAGCAGCGTAGAAAAAGACGGCACCGTGGGCTTTACTCATCATGCAAAGGGCAAAAATGCGGTGGATTTTATGAATCTAAACGATAAAAACACCCGAAAAAACGGTAAAAAAGAGCTAAATTCATTTGTCGCGACTTGCAAGGATAAAAGCGCGTCTTGCCTTGCGTCAAATAGATTTGCCGGTTTTGGCAAAACGCACGCAAACGGGAAAAAATCCCGAATTTAG
- the mltG gene encoding endolytic transglycosylase MltG, translating into MIFIFFLSFLVYISRPVSVSEVIFVPQGSTLGIISYLSEKNTDANKFDAVILRAMGHVQAGWIDLDATKLSKLDFLHKLTTAKAALTQITLIPGETTAVFLQEIAKKLNLSEAKLNEFYAKFAPLEDGFLVPETYKVPLGVNEEQLAAHLVNLSKKFHEKTATELLGSYDEKRWSEYLVTASVVQKEATNEDEMPLVASVIQNRLKKGMKLQMDGTLNYGLYSHETVTAERIRSDKSKFNTYLNEGLPPSPVCTVGLAAIRAAIRPAQSEFLYFVRDKKTGKHKFSATYEEHVGAINSQK; encoded by the coding sequence ATGATTTTCATATTTTTTCTGAGCTTTCTTGTTTATATTAGCCGCCCGGTGAGCGTGAGCGAGGTCATTTTCGTGCCTCAGGGCAGTACTCTTGGGATTATATCATATCTAAGCGAAAAAAATACGGACGCAAATAAATTTGACGCCGTGATCTTGCGCGCTATGGGGCATGTGCAAGCAGGCTGGATAGACCTGGACGCGACAAAGCTTAGCAAGCTTGATTTTTTGCATAAACTCACGACCGCAAAGGCGGCTTTAACGCAAATAACGCTGATTCCCGGCGAAACGACGGCCGTATTTTTACAAGAGATCGCAAAAAAGTTAAATTTGAGCGAGGCGAAGCTAAATGAATTTTACGCCAAATTTGCTCCGCTAGAGGACGGCTTTTTGGTGCCTGAGACCTATAAAGTGCCCCTTGGCGTAAACGAAGAGCAGCTAGCGGCGCATCTGGTAAATTTATCTAAAAAATTCCACGAAAAAACGGCCACAGAGCTACTGGGGAGCTACGACGAAAAGCGCTGGAGCGAGTATCTCGTGACGGCCTCGGTCGTGCAAAAAGAGGCTACGAACGAGGACGAGATGCCCCTCGTCGCCTCCGTTATCCAAAACCGCCTAAAAAAGGGCATGAAGCTGCAAATGGACGGCACGCTAAACTACGGACTCTACTCGCACGAGACGGTCACAGCCGAGCGCATACGAAGCGATAAGAGCAAATTTAACACCTATCTAAACGAAGGCCTGCCGCCAAGCCCCGTTTGCACCGTGGGGTTAGCTGCGATCAGGGCGGCGATAAGGCCCGCGCAGAGCGAGTTTTTGTACTTCGTGCGAGATAAAAAGACGGGCAAGCATAAATTTAGCGCGACGTACGAGGAACACGTAGGCGCGATAAACTCTCAAAAATAG
- a CDS encoding 4Fe-4S binding protein: MLIRNDVPVWVDISRCKACDICVSCCPAGVLAMAVEPRAVLGKTIEVVHPEACIGCRECELHCPDFAIYVAEKGFKFAKLTAESKERATAVKENKFEKLEAEQ, encoded by the coding sequence ATGCTGATACGAAACGACGTTCCCGTTTGGGTCGATATCTCGCGCTGTAAGGCATGCGATATCTGCGTGAGCTGCTGTCCTGCGGGCGTGTTGGCGATGGCCGTCGAGCCGCGCGCTGTGCTAGGCAAAACGATCGAAGTGGTGCATCCGGAGGCCTGTATCGGGTGCCGAGAGTGCGAGCTGCACTGCCCCGATTTTGCTATTTACGTGGCGGAGAAGGGATTTAAATTTGCCAAACTAACCGCCGAAAGTAAAGAGCGCGCTACCGCCGTAAAAGAGAATAAATTCGAAAAATTAGAGGCGGAGCAATGA
- a CDS encoding malate dehydrogenase, with protein sequence MKISVIGAGNVGASAASAILLRGIADEIALVDIFGDVARAKAIDLSQSAAVFGLDARVAGGDDFALVADSDVVVVTAGSPRKEGQTREDLLLKNAGIVKGTVEKIAKFAPNCVIINVTNPLDALTYLVYKTSGFDKGRVLGMAGELDSARLKYEISQKTGLKNSAFSAHIIGSHNDDMVALQSNVSVDLGGEFDAVAQEAKTGGAKIVKLLGTSAYYAPGAAAAKMCEAIKTGSERWLSCCVIDGECAGGRLVKLGKGGVREIKEPSAEEKAALEKGESQTATNIKFLKESGVIA encoded by the coding sequence ATGAAAATTTCAGTTATCGGAGCGGGAAACGTAGGCGCAAGCGCGGCTAGCGCTATTTTGCTAAGAGGCATCGCAGATGAGATCGCGCTGGTGGATATATTTGGCGACGTGGCGCGCGCAAAGGCGATCGATCTGTCTCAGAGCGCGGCGGTCTTCGGCCTGGACGCTAGAGTTGCCGGCGGAGATGATTTTGCGCTGGTAGCAGATAGCGACGTCGTGGTCGTGACAGCCGGAAGCCCTAGAAAAGAGGGGCAGACCAGAGAGGATTTGCTGCTAAAAAATGCAGGCATCGTAAAAGGTACGGTGGAGAAAATCGCCAAATTTGCCCCAAACTGCGTCATCATAAACGTAACAAATCCGCTCGATGCGCTCACGTACCTAGTCTATAAAACAAGCGGTTTTGATAAAGGCAGGGTGCTGGGGATGGCGGGCGAGCTAGACTCCGCGCGCCTAAAATACGAGATCTCTCAAAAAACCGGGCTAAAAAACAGCGCCTTTAGCGCGCACATCATAGGCTCTCACAACGACGATATGGTGGCGCTGCAAAGCAACGTTAGCGTGGATCTGGGCGGCGAATTTGACGCGGTAGCGCAGGAGGCTAAAACGGGCGGCGCAAAGATCGTTAAGCTACTTGGCACGTCGGCATACTACGCTCCTGGCGCGGCTGCGGCCAAGATGTGCGAGGCGATAAAAACCGGCAGCGAGCGGTGGCTAAGCTGCTGCGTGATAGATGGCGAGTGCGCGGGCGGCAGACTCGTTAAGCTAGGCAAGGGCGGCGTGCGCGAGATAAAAGAGCCAAGCGCGGAGGAAAAAGCGGCGCTTGAAAAAGGCGAATCGCAAACGGCTACAAATATCAAATTTTTAAAAGAAAGCGGGGTAATCGCGTAG